The Haladaptatus cibarius D43 genome window below encodes:
- a CDS encoding ABC transporter permease, translated as MSSIGRVRAEAGAAWRSFLRRRTAVFFTFFFPVILILIFAVLVQTNPGDGGSGGGIFAEPPAYYLPGYLAVVVLFTPLSRVGSSVSRHRESNRYEKLATTPLTRAEWLLAHTLVNVVIIGLAGLIILALMALVTNAGVSFAALPAVAVFVALGVALFCGVGALLGSFASSQDGVIAASNAIALPLLFLSDTFVTPNLLPEWFRPVMNLSPLTYFARGVRELTYDAPSISVVGQSSPFDGWLINLAVLAVLSLVFFAAGARSIPQTD; from the coding sequence ATGAGTTCGATTGGCCGAGTGCGGGCGGAAGCGGGGGCCGCGTGGCGGTCGTTTCTTCGTCGCCGAACCGCCGTCTTCTTCACGTTTTTCTTCCCGGTCATCCTCATCCTCATCTTCGCGGTGCTGGTACAGACGAATCCGGGCGATGGCGGTTCGGGCGGCGGCATCTTCGCGGAACCACCAGCCTACTACCTGCCGGGATATCTCGCCGTCGTCGTGCTATTTACGCCTCTTTCGCGCGTCGGGAGTTCGGTATCCCGTCACCGCGAGTCGAACCGGTACGAGAAACTGGCGACCACACCGCTCACGCGCGCTGAGTGGCTGTTGGCCCACACGCTCGTCAACGTCGTCATCATCGGACTGGCGGGCCTCATCATCCTCGCGCTGATGGCGCTCGTGACGAACGCGGGCGTTTCGTTCGCGGCACTCCCTGCGGTCGCCGTCTTCGTCGCGCTCGGCGTCGCGCTGTTCTGCGGCGTCGGCGCACTCCTCGGTAGTTTTGCAAGTTCACAGGACGGCGTCATCGCGGCGAGCAACGCGATTGCGCTCCCGCTTCTCTTCCTATCGGACACGTTCGTGACCCCGAACCTTTTGCCGGAGTGGTTCAGACCGGTGATGAATCTCTCACCTCTGACCTACTTCGCCCGCGGTGTGCGGGAGCTGACCTACGACGCGCCCTCGATTTCGGTGGTCGGGCAGTCTTCTCCCTTCGATGGCTGGTTGATTAATCTGGCCGTCCTCGCGGTGCTGTCGCTGGTCTTTTTCGCCGCCGGGGCGCGCTCGATTCCACAGACGGACTGA
- a CDS encoding SHOCT domain-containing protein has translation MGAANLLFLLLAPLWAGLSLGAAILTFATLWPVYLSLIGNVDSTKEYPRTSSPNPRQSESSMDDPDESDPIVVLKREYALGNISEPEFERRLNTLLEAEGMTTGSEYRTREPERN, from the coding sequence GTGGGTGCGGCGAATCTGTTATTTCTCCTCCTCGCCCCACTTTGGGCGGGACTCAGCCTCGGGGCTGCCATTTTGACCTTCGCCACGCTCTGGCCCGTGTATCTCTCGCTCATTGGAAACGTGGACTCGACAAAGGAATATCCGCGAACATCGTCCCCGAACCCCCGACAATCCGAGTCGTCGATGGACGACCCGGACGAATCCGACCCGATAGTGGTGTTAAAACGAGAATACGCCCTCGGAAACATCTCCGAACCGGAGTTCGAGCGCCGACTCAATACTCTCCTTGAGGCTGAGGGAATGACGACGGGGTCGGAGTATCGAACTCGGGAGCCGGAGCGAAATTGA
- a CDS encoding DUF420 domain-containing protein: MATANARQRARESPVKVTAVLSAIGYVLVLGTFAGVIPIYPELDIGTVNLLSDAIAVVNSVATISLVLGWYWIRNGEVKKHRAAMLTAFGLIIVFLVLYLTKVGGAGGEKHILVDGFPYYAYLIMLAVHIILSIVSVPVVLFALVLGLTHTPAELKETAHAKIGRIAASAWIVSLVLGVVTYVMLNHIYNWEIPA, from the coding sequence ATGGCCACGGCGAACGCACGACAGCGCGCGCGGGAGAGTCCAGTAAAGGTGACGGCAGTGCTCTCGGCAATCGGATACGTGCTGGTTCTCGGCACCTTCGCGGGCGTGATTCCGATTTATCCGGAACTCGACATCGGGACGGTCAACCTGCTCTCGGATGCAATCGCAGTCGTCAACAGCGTGGCGACGATTTCGCTCGTGCTTGGATGGTACTGGATTCGCAACGGAGAGGTGAAAAAACACCGCGCCGCGATGTTGACCGCGTTCGGCCTCATCATCGTCTTCCTTGTGCTCTATCTGACGAAAGTCGGGGGTGCTGGCGGCGAGAAACACATCCTCGTGGACGGGTTCCCGTACTACGCCTACCTCATCATGCTCGCAGTCCACATCATCCTGTCCATCGTCTCCGTGCCGGTCGTGCTGTTCGCTCTCGTGCTCGGACTGACGCACACCCCCGCAGAACTCAAGGAGACGGCCCACGCGAAAATCGGACGAATCGCGGCCTCGGCGTGGATCGTGTCGCTCGTCCTCGGCGTCGTCACCTACGTGATGTTGAACCACATATACAATTGGGAAATTCCGGCGTAA
- a CDS encoding DUF7550 family protein: MSGHEYEPGEIERVTSPMQEFSMSQVTTGMLVTVIGLAVVFGIPLLLA, translated from the coding sequence ATGAGCGGCCACGAATACGAACCCGGCGAGATAGAGCGCGTAACGTCCCCGATGCAGGAGTTCTCGATGAGCCAAGTGACGACCGGCATGCTCGTCACCGTCATCGGACTCGCAGTCGTGTTCGGCATTCCGCTCCTGCTCGCATAA
- the purL gene encoding phosphoribosylformylglycinamidine synthase subunit PurL yields MSLSESDRKLVVAELGRDPTPAEETLFENLWSEHCAYRSSRPLLSAFDSESEDVVVGPGDDAAVVALPSADTDSTRGDGRANDDTYITMGIESHNHPSYVDPYDGAATGVGGIVRDTLSMGAYPIALADSLYFGGFDREHSRYLLEGVVEGIADYGNSIGVPTVAGSTQFHPDYEGNPLVNVACVGLLSADRLVTANAQEPGNKLVLVGNGTGRDGLGGASFASENLAEDAETEDRPAVQVGDPYTEKLLIEANEELVDGDLVESARDLGAAGLGGASSELVAKGGLGAAIELDRVHQREPNMNALEILLAESQERMCYEVRPENVDAVADIAEKYDLGCSVIGDVTDGNYVCTFEGETVVDVSAEFIGDGAPMNDLPAEEPTQPEIDLPKSDLGEAFETVVGSPNCASKRWVYRQYDHEVQTRTATPPGDDSAVMAIRRAGLGLAFSSGANPHWTTVSPYDGARAVALENATNLAVKGAEPLAAVDCLNGGNPEKPDVYGGFSGIVDGLADMCSELDVPVVGGNVSLYNDSPSGPIPPTPTLAMTGTTAEYDAPPTELSGEGTLLLVGEPSGSLGGSEYLAQVGGSDRFPELPENASEVVSALALVATQDGTLAVHDVSDGGMAVTLAEMISEDAGASVSISADGSAAESLFSELPGRAVVETTNPEAVIGAFEEIAPVTELGTADESGALEIEVDGGTLRWSAEQIAELRDVLVRELD; encoded by the coding sequence ATGAGTCTCTCCGAGTCCGACCGCAAACTGGTCGTCGCCGAACTGGGCCGCGACCCGACTCCCGCCGAGGAAACGCTGTTCGAGAACCTCTGGAGCGAACACTGCGCCTATCGCTCGTCGCGCCCGCTGTTGTCGGCGTTCGATTCCGAAAGCGAGGACGTCGTCGTCGGTCCCGGCGACGACGCCGCCGTCGTCGCGCTTCCGTCGGCTGACACCGACTCCACTCGCGGCGATGGCCGCGCGAACGACGATACCTACATCACGATGGGTATCGAGAGCCACAATCACCCGTCCTACGTTGACCCCTACGACGGCGCGGCGACGGGCGTGGGCGGCATCGTCCGCGACACGCTGTCGATGGGTGCCTACCCCATCGCGCTCGCGGACAGCCTCTACTTCGGTGGGTTCGACCGCGAACACTCCCGTTACCTGCTGGAGGGTGTCGTGGAAGGCATCGCGGACTACGGCAATTCCATCGGCGTGCCGACGGTGGCTGGAAGCACGCAGTTCCACCCCGACTACGAGGGCAACCCGCTGGTCAACGTGGCCTGCGTCGGCCTGCTGTCCGCCGACCGACTCGTCACGGCGAACGCACAGGAACCGGGCAACAAACTCGTCCTCGTCGGAAACGGAACCGGGCGGGACGGACTCGGCGGCGCGAGTTTCGCCAGCGAAAACCTCGCGGAGGACGCCGAAACGGAAGACCGCCCGGCAGTGCAGGTCGGTGACCCCTACACCGAGAAACTGCTCATCGAGGCTAACGAAGAACTTGTGGACGGCGACCTCGTGGAATCGGCCCGCGACCTCGGCGCGGCCGGACTCGGCGGTGCCTCCAGCGAACTGGTGGCCAAAGGCGGCCTCGGCGCGGCCATCGAACTCGACCGCGTCCACCAGCGCGAACCGAACATGAACGCGCTCGAAATTCTCCTTGCTGAATCGCAAGAGCGAATGTGCTACGAAGTTCGGCCCGAGAACGTCGATGCCGTGGCCGACATCGCCGAGAAGTACGACCTCGGCTGTTCCGTCATCGGCGACGTAACCGACGGCAACTACGTCTGTACGTTCGAAGGAGAGACGGTCGTGGACGTGTCCGCCGAGTTCATCGGCGACGGCGCGCCGATGAACGACCTGCCAGCGGAGGAGCCGACGCAACCCGAAATCGACCTGCCGAAATCCGACCTCGGTGAGGCATTCGAGACAGTCGTTGGCTCCCCGAACTGCGCGAGCAAACGCTGGGTCTACCGGCAGTACGACCACGAAGTGCAGACTCGCACCGCGACTCCGCCGGGCGACGATTCGGCAGTTATGGCGATTCGACGCGCTGGACTCGGCCTCGCGTTCTCGTCCGGCGCGAATCCGCACTGGACGACTGTTTCCCCCTACGACGGTGCCCGCGCGGTTGCGCTGGAGAACGCGACGAATCTGGCGGTGAAGGGCGCGGAACCGCTCGCGGCAGTGGACTGCCTGAACGGCGGCAATCCCGAGAAACCGGACGTGTACGGCGGTTTTTCCGGAATCGTGGACGGCCTCGCGGACATGTGCAGTGAACTCGACGTTCCCGTCGTCGGTGGAAACGTCTCGCTGTACAACGACTCCCCGTCCGGCCCGATTCCGCCGACGCCGACGCTGGCGATGACGGGCACGACGGCGGAGTACGACGCACCGCCAACGGAACTTTCGGGCGAAGGAACCCTGCTTCTGGTCGGCGAACCCTCCGGTTCGCTCGGCGGGTCGGAATATCTCGCACAGGTCGGCGGAAGCGACCGATTCCCAGAACTGCCGGAGAACGCATCGGAGGTCGTTTCCGCCCTCGCTTTGGTCGCCACGCAGGACGGAACCCTCGCGGTTCACGACGTGAGCGACGGCGGGATGGCGGTGACGCTGGCCGAGATGATTTCGGAGGATGCTGGTGCGTCCGTTTCCATTTCGGCGGATGGCTCCGCCGCAGAATCGCTGTTCAGCGAACTTCCGGGCCGTGCGGTCGTGGAAACGACGAATCCGGAAGCAGTGATTGGAGCATTTGAGGAAATTGCTCCCGTCACAGAACTCGGAACCGCGGACGAGTCGGGCGCGCTGGAAATCGAGGTCGATGGGGGAACGCTCCGCTGGTCGGCAGAACAAATTGCGGAACTGCGCGACGTGCTGGTTCGGGAACTGGACTGA
- a CDS encoding DUF2971 domain-containing protein encodes MRLVEPRQWNGEEWVDLFQDEWRPPQPSSDEQLWRYRSLGQYVTFLDREELWFSRADQFDDPYEGSLPRLNVEKRDMEFEKVRSEGMKRAIEGSRYFSFLNCWHMNNHESDAMWRMYTENNGVAIITNPMNLKNAIESEKDILSGKVEYADYENEIIPDGNTISPYYYKREGFRHEHEYRLFFQESSDPSKETKSMIEILQSQETGIPISVDPDTLVEKVLVAPTAPSWLEETVRSVTRKYGYDFDVSPSKMDGEPLF; translated from the coding sequence ATGAGACTGGTAGAACCAAGACAGTGGAACGGTGAAGAGTGGGTGGATCTCTTTCAAGACGAATGGCGACCTCCACAACCCTCTAGTGACGAGCAATTGTGGCGTTATCGTAGTTTAGGACAGTACGTTACATTCCTTGATCGAGAAGAATTGTGGTTTAGTCGTGCAGACCAATTTGATGACCCTTACGAGGGATCATTACCACGGCTCAACGTTGAAAAACGTGATATGGAATTTGAAAAAGTACGTTCAGAGGGAATGAAGAGAGCTATCGAAGGTAGTAGATACTTTTCTTTCTTGAATTGCTGGCATATGAACAACCATGAGTCCGATGCTATGTGGAGAATGTATACTGAAAATAATGGTGTTGCCATCATCACAAATCCAATGAATTTGAAAAATGCCATTGAGTCGGAAAAGGATATATTGTCTGGTAAAGTAGAGTACGCAGACTATGAGAACGAGATTATCCCAGATGGGAATACCATTTCACCATACTATTATAAGAGAGAGGGTTTCCGACATGAGCATGAATATCGTCTTTTCTTCCAAGAAAGTAGTGATCCCTCTAAAGAGACTAAGTCGATGATCGAAATTCTTCAATCTCAGGAAACGGGAATCCCGATTTCTGTTGACCCCGATACACTTGTTGAGAAAGTACTAGTAGCTCCCACGGCACCGAGTTGGCTTGAGGAAACGGTTAGGTCAGTCACGAGAAAGTACGGATACGACTTCGATGTGAGTCCTTCTAAGATGGATGGAGAACCACTGTTTTGA
- a CDS encoding HNH endonuclease: MKNKRPENWQSVSRRVKRRDRYRCKNCNYKGSEGDGKMHAHHIVPLKDGGSNNMSNLITLCEDCHNAIHHKKKLAPTARQNQPQNELGPMGKFCSGVYAIMIVWFLPTYLLTSQLNQSLLISSVFTVITLPFAYRWHQNNKQEIEKNMRSQ, from the coding sequence ATGAAGAACAAACGGCCTGAAAATTGGCAAAGTGTATCACGTCGGGTGAAACGAAGAGACAGATACCGATGTAAAAATTGTAACTACAAAGGCAGTGAGGGGGATGGTAAAATGCATGCACATCACATTGTTCCTCTCAAGGATGGTGGAAGCAATAACATGAGCAACCTAATCACCCTTTGTGAAGATTGTCACAATGCTATTCATCACAAAAAGAAGCTTGCGCCAACCGCACGTCAAAATCAACCACAGAACGAATTAGGACCGATGGGGAAGTTCTGTAGTGGAGTATATGCTATAATGATTGTATGGTTTTTGCCAACATATCTCTTAACAAGTCAACTAAATCAGAGTCTACTTATTTCTAGTGTGTTTACTGTAATCACACTGCCATTTGCGTATCGCTGGCATCAGAACAATAAACAAGAAATAGAGAAGAATATGCGATCTCAATAG
- a CDS encoding SWIM zinc finger family protein — MSSSPQQHFSATVIGEQFTVVNVDENKTNIRNDDKNTIYTVTHESGNASSCTCPHFCYKVAYCKHMAAVESTLIDSDDDSTKKEISGPYTGFDKYGNFDHTYWKCESCGAEATDEAALKECC; from the coding sequence ATGTCAAGTTCGCCTCAACAGCACTTCAGTGCTACGGTAATCGGAGAACAGTTCACAGTCGTCAATGTAGACGAGAATAAAACAAACATCCGCAACGACGACAAGAATACGATATATACTGTCACACACGAGAGTGGCAATGCATCATCGTGTACTTGCCCCCACTTCTGCTACAAAGTGGCTTACTGCAAACACATGGCCGCTGTCGAATCAACGTTAATCGACAGTGACGATGATTCCACGAAGAAGGAGATTAGTGGCCCGTACACGGGATTCGACAAGTACGGAAACTTCGATCACACGTACTGGAAATGTGAATCGTGTGGTGCAGAGGCAACTGATGAAGCTGCACTCAAGGAGTGTTGTTAA
- a CDS encoding restriction endonuclease: MARDYKIANPWKDDVDIGNWNGADFEGRRASIRVQNPTPSVVDQFRAVGDYYGLTVAEAGDRAIRMFLAHQVDNQAEVPDFRDEYSTNCLIPPLGWTDDYTRTQTEYSENHVEPECEKIDITVPKTVKEMVTEIVETPPFFGHSQSDFAIHSVYWFANQEKDFNPPLDLVRKYKSLSKNGDPPTVEPSLSTGEIQEQFFNIDPYEFEYLVADLYEHSGWKTDVTPRIADGGIDIIATRNEVEKNIEVKRHAINLSKKDIDEYDSIDVFVSAKDFTKECHQKYHSEDIELVNGDELAKQAKERDLDGLVLAYAGELEL, encoded by the coding sequence ATGGCTAGAGACTACAAGATAGCAAATCCGTGGAAAGATGATGTAGACATCGGAAACTGGAATGGGGCGGATTTTGAGGGGCGTAGAGCATCAATCAGAGTACAGAATCCAACTCCTTCCGTGGTTGATCAATTTAGAGCAGTGGGCGACTATTATGGACTAACAGTGGCGGAAGCAGGTGATAGGGCAATTCGAATGTTTCTTGCACACCAAGTTGATAACCAAGCGGAGGTACCTGACTTTCGTGACGAGTATTCTACCAACTGCCTCATTCCACCACTCGGATGGACTGACGATTATACACGTACTCAAACCGAGTACAGTGAAAACCATGTTGAGCCAGAATGTGAGAAAATAGATATTACCGTACCTAAAACAGTGAAAGAGATGGTGACGGAGATTGTAGAAACACCTCCGTTTTTCGGACATTCGCAAAGTGACTTCGCAATTCACTCTGTGTATTGGTTTGCAAATCAGGAAAAAGACTTCAACCCACCATTAGACTTGGTTCGAAAATACAAATCACTCTCTAAAAACGGTGATCCACCAACGGTCGAACCGTCACTCTCTACTGGTGAAATTCAAGAACAGTTCTTCAACATTGATCCATATGAGTTCGAGTATCTTGTTGCCGATCTCTACGAACATAGTGGGTGGAAAACAGATGTGACCCCACGAATAGCCGATGGTGGTATCGACATAATCGCTACAAGGAACGAAGTAGAAAAGAACATCGAAGTGAAACGGCATGCGATTAATCTCTCGAAAAAAGATATTGATGAATACGACTCAATTGATGTTTTCGTGAGTGCCAAAGATTTCACTAAAGAATGTCATCAAAAGTACCACAGTGAAGATATTGAGCTTGTAAATGGTGATGAGTTGGCGAAACAGGCAAAAGAGCGAGATCTTGATGGACTCGTATTAGCATACGCTGGTGAATTAGAATTATAG
- a CDS encoding tyrosine-type recombinase/integrase, giving the protein MTELTPISPRDAVEMYITDRETELAALTLISHKSNLNRFVEWCDDNELKNLNTLSGRDLHQYRISRKQAGLAQTTLKGQLSTLRVFLRWAVTIEAVKEGLAEKILIPKVSDGQRHEMPDTETIRAILEYCAKYSYGSRDHAVFYFLWNTGCRTGTLRSLDLDNYSSSEQHVKVEHRPEEETPLKNKENAERYIALKPELCTVLDDYIEVNRRKITGEYGRNPLFTSHEGRLTVQTLRRTVYRLSRPCVYENDCPHDRSIEACDAAQKYSSSSKCPSSYSGHPMRRAAITHFLKRDVPDTVVSDRFDVSKEVISEHYDERTELEKVEQRRGYLDNI; this is encoded by the coding sequence ATGACGGAACTCACGCCAATTTCCCCACGTGACGCAGTCGAGATGTACATCACAGATAGAGAGACAGAACTTGCAGCACTCACCCTCATCAGTCACAAATCAAACCTCAATCGTTTTGTCGAGTGGTGTGACGACAATGAACTGAAGAATCTAAACACCCTTTCAGGACGTGACTTGCACCAGTATCGAATTAGTCGAAAACAAGCTGGACTTGCACAGACAACTCTCAAAGGACAATTGAGTACACTCCGAGTGTTCTTGAGATGGGCAGTAACAATCGAAGCCGTCAAGGAGGGGTTAGCAGAGAAGATTCTGATTCCAAAGGTCAGTGATGGACAGCGACACGAGATGCCTGACACTGAGACAATAAGAGCAATACTGGAATACTGTGCCAAGTATAGTTATGGCTCACGTGACCACGCTGTCTTCTATTTTCTGTGGAACACAGGTTGCAGGACAGGTACGCTCCGTTCACTCGACCTCGACAACTACAGCAGTTCAGAACAGCACGTGAAAGTTGAGCATCGTCCTGAAGAAGAAACACCGCTGAAAAACAAGGAAAATGCCGAGCGGTATATCGCACTCAAACCCGAGTTGTGTACTGTACTGGACGACTACATTGAGGTGAATCGACGGAAGATAACTGGTGAGTACGGTCGAAACCCCCTCTTTACATCACACGAAGGTCGGCTTACAGTACAAACGCTACGACGCACCGTCTATCGCCTTTCAAGACCATGTGTGTATGAAAACGACTGTCCTCATGATAGAAGCATAGAAGCGTGTGATGCGGCCCAGAAGTACAGTAGTTCAAGTAAATGCCCATCGTCATATAGTGGTCATCCAATGCGACGAGCGGCGATTACGCACTTCCTCAAGCGAGATGTGCCTGATACAGTTGTCTCTGATCGATTCGATGTGAGTAAAGAGGTTATCTCAGAGCATTACGATGAAAGAACGGAACTTGAAAAAGTAGAACAGCGGAGAGGGTATTTGGACAATATCTGA
- a CDS encoding PHP domain-containing protein — MLSVELHCHSALSHDGRDPVELLLEQAKAVGLDALAVTDHDEIDASLEAAELAPEYGLVGIPGMEITSRAGHVLGLGIEEQVPPGLSFDETLDRIREQGGVAIVPHPFQKSRSGVAANVTRKQLAQADAIEVYNSRLLTGRGNRRAKDFAREEGVPMTAGSDAHISEMVGQAVTNIDVNTHDSRAILGAIVDGRTEVQGKRTPWRISFRQAAGGAKRRVISRVGQYFG, encoded by the coding sequence GTGCTTTCGGTCGAGTTGCATTGTCATTCCGCGCTCTCTCACGATGGTCGTGACCCAGTAGAACTACTCTTAGAGCAGGCGAAGGCTGTCGGCCTCGACGCCCTCGCCGTCACCGACCACGACGAGATCGATGCCAGTCTCGAAGCCGCAGAACTCGCCCCCGAATACGGATTGGTGGGCATTCCCGGCATGGAAATCACCTCGCGTGCCGGGCACGTCCTCGGATTAGGTATCGAAGAACAGGTGCCGCCCGGGCTGTCGTTCGACGAAACGCTCGACCGAATCCGAGAACAGGGCGGCGTCGCAATCGTTCCGCACCCCTTCCAGAAATCACGGAGCGGCGTCGCCGCGAACGTTACCCGAAAACAGCTCGCGCAGGCGGACGCCATCGAGGTGTACAACTCGCGTCTGTTGACCGGACGGGGCAACCGCCGCGCGAAGGATTTTGCTCGGGAAGAGGGCGTTCCGATGACTGCGGGGAGCGACGCCCACATCAGCGAGATGGTCGGCCAAGCCGTGACAAATATCGACGTAAACACTCACGACAGCAGGGCGATTTTGGGCGCAATCGTCGATGGCCGAACCGAGGTGCAGGGCAAACGGACGCCGTGGCGAATCAGCTTTCGACAGGCCGCGGGCGGCGCGAAACGCCGCGTCATCAGCCGCGTCGGGCAGTATTTCGGATGA
- a CDS encoding asparagine synthase C-terminal domain-containing protein — translation MQGADTDLVRRAIETNDPLPGTRGFAGELAGNEGETDTPKLVRDVLGRYPVFSEIDDPTTWSYDPRDLDDPKPVPAGFARTEDGDEQLWELPNPPLFEDEGTAVRAVCEAVEDGLADIASDNLAVAFSGGVDSAVVASAFDCPLYVAGFPDSHDVEAARTAAEAMNREVQVVELTHEAIERAVPEVARAIDRTNAMDVQIALPLYLTAERARADGYDRLAVGQGADELFGGYEKVARADHRVEAETVRGAARETISTLPKQLTRDVLTLRSAGVEPVAPLLSDRVVQTALRLPDKMLVSEVGVRKWAFRESARPFVPDAVASRDKKAVQYGSLVARELDRLARQAGYKRRMDDHVTKYVRSQLEEV, via the coding sequence ATGCAGGGTGCAGATACAGACCTCGTCCGGCGTGCAATCGAGACGAACGACCCCTTGCCGGGAACGCGAGGATTCGCGGGAGAACTGGCCGGGAACGAGGGTGAAACCGACACCCCAAAACTCGTCCGTGACGTTTTGGGCCGCTATCCGGTTTTCTCCGAGATTGACGACCCGACAACGTGGAGTTACGACCCCCGAGATTTGGACGACCCGAAACCGGTTCCCGCGGGCTTTGCTCGCACTGAAGACGGCGACGAGCAGTTATGGGAACTGCCCAATCCCCCGCTTTTCGAGGATGAGGGCACGGCAGTCAGAGCAGTCTGTGAGGCCGTCGAAGACGGCCTCGCAGACATTGCGTCGGACAACCTCGCAGTCGCGTTTTCCGGCGGCGTCGATTCCGCCGTCGTTGCCAGCGCGTTCGACTGTCCGTTGTACGTCGCCGGGTTTCCGGACAGTCACGACGTGGAGGCCGCACGAACCGCCGCGGAGGCGATGAACCGCGAGGTACAAGTGGTCGAACTCACGCACGAGGCCATCGAACGCGCGGTTCCCGAGGTCGCTCGCGCAATCGACCGAACGAACGCGATGGACGTGCAAATCGCGCTGCCACTCTACCTGACCGCCGAGCGAGCGCGAGCGGACGGCTACGACCGACTCGCAGTCGGACAGGGGGCTGACGAGTTGTTCGGCGGCTACGAAAAAGTCGCGCGCGCAGACCACCGCGTCGAGGCCGAAACGGTTCGCGGTGCGGCCCGCGAGACGATTTCGACGCTCCCCAAGCAGTTGACGCGGGACGTGCTGACGCTTCGGTCTGCGGGCGTCGAACCGGTTGCGCCGCTGCTTTCTGACCGCGTCGTTCAAACCGCGCTTCGATTACCGGACAAAATGCTGGTGTCGGAAGTAGGCGTTCGAAAATGGGCGTTCAGGGAGTCAGCAAGGCCGTTCGTCCCAGATGCGGTAGCGAGTCGGGACAAGAAAGCGGTGCAGTACGGCAGTCTCGTCGCGCGCGAACTCGACAGACTCGCGCGGCAAGCAGGCTACAAACGGCGGATGGACGACCACGTGACCAAGTACGTCCGCTCGCAACTAGAAGAAGTCTAA
- a CDS encoding NUDIX hydrolase, with the protein METTRHFTATTYTVHDGECLLHEHDRLGMWLPPGGHLNRDELPRETALREVEEETGLDVTLLEPQPTISADFGRELSPAEHTMLYDIDSFDGEVAHQHIDFVYYGESANRTLSPDDGEVAGDDWEWFAPDGLREHDGLTAEVVTLGIEAIERVDSQ; encoded by the coding sequence ATGGAGACGACGCGACATTTCACCGCGACGACCTACACCGTCCACGACGGCGAGTGCTTGCTTCACGAGCACGACAGACTGGGAATGTGGTTGCCGCCGGGTGGACACCTAAACCGTGACGAACTGCCGCGAGAGACCGCCCTACGGGAAGTCGAGGAGGAAACCGGACTGGATGTGACGCTTCTCGAACCGCAACCGACGATTAGCGCCGATTTCGGCAGAGAACTGTCGCCCGCGGAACACACCATGCTCTACGACATTGACAGCTTCGACGGAGAAGTCGCCCATCAGCACATCGATTTCGTCTACTACGGAGAGTCCGCGAACCGAACCCTCTCGCCGGACGACGGCGAAGTTGCTGGCGATGACTGGGAGTGGTTCGCCCCGGACGGACTCCGGGAACACGACGGGTTGACGGCGGAAGTCGTCACGCTCGGAATCGAGGCAATCGAACGTGTCGATTCGCAGTAA